The Diospyros lotus cultivar Yz01 chromosome 11, ASM1463336v1, whole genome shotgun sequence region TGTTTTCAATTCAAAGCTTGAATTTCTCGACTCCAAATCCCCCATAGCTTCTTTGAGGTGCTTCCTTATGAGAGCTAAATCATATTTATCTACAAATTCCTTAAATGATGTATGCTTATGTACATGACAATCAAAAAATGCAGTCAAGCCCTCGCATTCCTTGGTAGGTACCATTCCTGCAAAAGGAATgtcatttttgtcttttaagtaAACTGGAACCCATCTTTGCCGATCTTCATACAAAGCTTGGAGCCATTTATTATCCCCAAGCCCATGTCTTTCAATCATATCACTCCAATAAGTTTCAAATTCAGCTACTTTTAAGGAATCGTAAACTGCTTTACTCAATTGTCTTTTGATTGCTTCAAAGCCCTTCAGTCCTCCCAACTTCTCAGGAACTCGTTGCATAATGTACCATAAACAATAACAATGACGTGCTCCTGGGAAGACCATTGAAACTGCATCTTGCAGAGGCTTAGACTGATCAGTAATAATAACCTGTGGAGGACGTCCTAGCATACATGTATGCCAAGCCCTGAAAATCCAGACAAAATAGTCCACCGATTCATGTCCAAGGAAGCCACAACCTAACAAAATGGACTGCCCGTGATGGTTTACTccaacaaatgaaataagagggatttcaaatttatttgccAGGCATGTCGTGTCTATTGCAATTGTGTCACTGAAGTAGTCATATGCAGCCCTGGATCTGGCATCGGCCCAGAATACATTTCTAAGTCGTCCTTCTCTGTCAAGATCcatcaaataaaagaaatttggaTTTGTCAACTTCATACGACAGAAGTAGTTGTAAACTGCATGTGCATCTCCTTCTTTAAGTTCCAGATGCTTAGAGTAATTAGCTGGATTTCTACCTTCTCTTTCATCAATACTAGAATTTCCATCACAGACAGCATCCACAGCAGAAGTTCGATACAACTTTATGGTATGTATTTCCTTGATAGGTTCAGACTGCTCGGCCTTTTGGGCTGCAAGCATCATCTTCTTGTGGGACTTGTAAAATCGTTTAGTGTCTGGACACACGGGATGATTGTGTCCAAGTTCAACTTCAACTATTCTCCACCTTTTAGATTCAACAAGCTTAATGACAACCATGGCAGGACAACCAGTCCTTGTTTCTGGCCTGGGATGGTTTGCTGTGCTCTTTTTCTTGAACCCTGCACTACTGCAGCTAAGTTTCGCCCtatatctttcttttctctttgatCTAAACCATGAATTGCTGACTCTGATGCCAAAACCTTGCTCCTTGGCATAGACATTGTAAAAATCATATGCCTCATCAAAAGATTCAAACTCCAGGCCTACAGTAGGCAGCGAGCATGCCCTCTTTAACTGTGTTTCACCAATTTCAGTATCATTTCCCATCAGGGAGCTGTCTCCATCTTCGTAGTCATCACCTTCATCAAACACTGGCTCACTATTGAGACAAACCACTTCCATCTGAAACA contains the following coding sequences:
- the LOC127813107 gene encoding protein FAR1-RELATED SEQUENCE 6-like, producing MEVVCLNSEPVFDEGDDYEDGDSSLMGNDTEIGETQLKRACSLPTVGLEFESFDEAYDFYNVYAKEQGFGIRVSNSWFRSKRKERYRAKLSCSSAGFKKKSTANHPRPETRTGCPAMVVIKLVESKRWRIVEVELGHNHPVCPDTKRFYKSHKKMMLAAQKAEQSEPIKEIHTIKLYRTSAVDAVCDGNSSIDEREGRNPANYSKHLELKEGDAHAVYNYFCRMKLTNPNFFYLMDLDREGRLRNVFWADARSRAAYDYFSDTIAIDTTCLANKFEIPLISFVGVNHHGQSILLGCGFLGHESVDYFVWIFRAWHTCMLGRPPQVIITDQSKPLQDAVSMVFPGARHCYCLWYIMQRVPEKLGGLKGFEAIKRQLSKAVYDSLKVAEFETYWSDMIERHGLGDNKWLQALYEDRQRWVPVYLKDKNDIPFAGMVPTKECEGLTAFFDCHVHKHTSFKEFVDKYDLALIRKHLKEAMGDLESRNSSFELKTRCNFELQLSKVYTKEIFKKFQYEVEGMYSCFNTRQLNAYGPIVTYIVKERIEVEGREKEVRYYEVLYETTQVDIRCICSLFNFKGYLCRHALNVLNYNGVEEIPSRYILPRWCKDFKRRYPLDSGTVDIDVKNPVQWYNNLYRRVIQIVEEGSQSREHYKVALRGLEELCNKLGLVDNNLL